CCTTCAAGGAGTATATATCGGATGTGAAGAGCGGAAAATTCCCCGCCGATGAGCATTGCTATAATCTCCTGCCTGAGAGGGCGCAGGAATAAGAGCATATGCTCAAAGAATTAACGCGCAAGTAGAGAAAACTCAGCCGCATAGGGCCAGCATCTGTATCAAAAAGTGCTGGCCCTATTGTGGCGTATGAGAAGGTGGATATATGAACGCACAAAAATTTCCCAGGATGATTAAGATAGGGCAGAATTTTGGCCCTCATACGTCTATCGGTAACGTATACACTGCCGTTAGAGGTGAAATCGAGGGCATTCTTCCATCTACAAGAATGAAGCCCGGGGATAGCGTGGCTATTACTGTCGGGAGCAGGGGGATAGCCAACTTGCCAGAGATTGTGCGGGCTATCGTGGATGAGCTAAAAAATTGGAAGTGCAAGCCATTCCTTGTCCCTGCCATGGGGAGCCACGGAGGCGCCACAGCGAAGGGACAGGTTGAAGTGCTTGCTCACTACGGGATAACCGAAGATGGTCTTGCAGTTCCCATTAAGTCGTCTATGGATGTAGAAGAAGTGGGCAGGACGGAAGATGGCCTGAGCGTGTTTGTCGATAAAAACGCCCTGTCGGCAGATCATATCGTGGTGTTCAACCGTGTAAAGCCGCATACAGACTTTCGCGGCGATGTAGAAAGCGGCTTGCTTAAAATGATGACCATAGGCTTGGGAAAACATAAAGGGGCTATGTATTATCACCAAGCGGCGGTAAAGCTCACTGGCCCTAAGGTCATACGCACCGTGGGAAGGGCAGTGATCCGCAATTGCCCAGTAGCCCTCGGCTTAGCCGTAGTAGAAAATGCTTATGATGAGACGGCAATAATATCGGCCCTTTTGCCACAAGATATAGAAACCGGGGAGGGTAAGCTCTTAACGAAAGCCAGGGAGATAATGGCCAAGCTTCCGTTCCAGGAGATGGATTTGTTGATCGTCGATAGAATGGGGAAGAACATCAGTGGCACAGGCATGGACACGAATGTAGTAGGACGCGTTATGAACATATATACGCCGGAGCCTGAGTGGCCGAAGATCACCCGTATCTTTGTGCGCGATCTCACGGAAGAGACTGGCGGCAACGCTATAGGCCTAGGCATGGCTGATTTCACCACCGAAAAACTGGCAGGTAAGATTAATTGGGATGCCACTTATACCAACGCCATTACGGGTTTGGTGGTAGAAAAGGCCCGACTTCCGGTAGTGTGTAAAAACGACAAAGAAGCCCTCGAAACTGCCCTAAAGACGATAGGCTTAGTATCACCTGATGAAGCAAAAGTCGTCTGGATAAGAGATACGCTTTCCTTGGAAGAGGTTATGGTATCGGAGGCTTTTCTGCCTTTCGTAAGAGAGATGTCTAATTTGGAGGTGAGAGGAGAACCTAAGGAATTTAGTTTTTATGAAAATGGCGACCTCGTAGACGATCTATAAATGCCGAATGTGTGATCTGGAGGTGATTAGTTTGGTGTCAGATAAAACAGAGAAGATCTTAAAAGATCTGGAAATCGAGTATAGTCCTGAGCTGAAAGCAGAGAATATTAAAGAACCACCACACAGCCTTTGGGGCACGTTGCGCTCTATGGGCCCAACATTTGTCTTGGCAGGAGCCATAGTGGGCTCTGGCGAGCTCATTGCTACGACCCTTTTGGGCGCCCGGATCGGATATGTGATGCTGTGGATGATCATCTTGAGTTGTTTGGCTAAGGTAATGATCCAAGAAGCGATCGGCCGTTACATAATTGCTACCGGGAAGGGGTTGGAAGAGATCCTTGACGAAATTCCAGGTCCCCGTCTTGGCGCTTCTTGGGCGGTGTGGTGGTCAATTCTGCTGATGGTATCACTGCTTGTGACGATGGCCGGTATATTTGGCAGCCAAGGCTTGGCCATGAAGGGGCTTGTTGGGGTAGGGAGTCCAAACTTTTGGGGCATAGTAGTTGGAATTGTCGGGATCGCCTTGTTGTTCCGCGGCATATACGCCGATATAGAAAGGGTAATGGTAACTTTGGTAGTAGCATTTTCTGTAATTACCACGTTTCTTGCTTTTATTGGCTTACAATTTACACCATATGCATATAGCATCTCTGACATCGCTTCCGGGTTGCAGTTTAAACTGCCAGCGGCAGGTATGGCTGTGGCAATTTCTGTCTTTGGCATGACCGGCCTTTCTGCAAATGAATTGGTTCAGTACACGTATTGGGCGAAGGGTAAGGGATATGCAGCATGGACAGGTCCAAAAGGAACGAGCGGATGGGAAGAACGAGCCAGAGGGTGGATCCGTGTCATGCGCTTGGACCTCATTGTAGGCTGTGTCGTGTATACGTTAGTCACAATTGCCTTTTACGTCTTGGGAGCCGCCGTGCTTCATAAAATGGGCATAACCCCTGGCGGGATGCAGTTGGTGGAGGATCTTGCCAATATGTATACGCAAACGCTCGGTGATTGGGCGAGGATCCTCTTCATGTTCGCCGCCTTCGTTGTGCTCTGGTCCACTTATCTGGTCAACTCCGCCGGCATAAGCAGGGTGGTAGGTGACGGGTTTATCAGAGCAAAGATCTGCAAAGTTGCCGATCTAAGACAAGTGCTATCATGGCGACGATTCTTCCTAATAGTGGGTCCAC
This genomic window from Acetomicrobium sp. S15 = DSM 107314 contains:
- a CDS encoding lactate racemase domain-containing protein gives rise to the protein MNAQKFPRMIKIGQNFGPHTSIGNVYTAVRGEIEGILPSTRMKPGDSVAITVGSRGIANLPEIVRAIVDELKNWKCKPFLVPAMGSHGGATAKGQVEVLAHYGITEDGLAVPIKSSMDVEEVGRTEDGLSVFVDKNALSADHIVVFNRVKPHTDFRGDVESGLLKMMTIGLGKHKGAMYYHQAAVKLTGPKVIRTVGRAVIRNCPVALGLAVVENAYDETAIISALLPQDIETGEGKLLTKAREIMAKLPFQEMDLLIVDRMGKNISGTGMDTNVVGRVMNIYTPEPEWPKITRIFVRDLTEETGGNAIGLGMADFTTEKLAGKINWDATYTNAITGLVVEKARLPVVCKNDKEALETALKTIGLVSPDEAKVVWIRDTLSLEEVMVSEAFLPFVREMSNLEVRGEPKEFSFYENGDLVDDL
- a CDS encoding Nramp family divalent metal transporter — translated: MSDKTEKILKDLEIEYSPELKAENIKEPPHSLWGTLRSMGPTFVLAGAIVGSGELIATTLLGARIGYVMLWMIILSCLAKVMIQEAIGRYIIATGKGLEEILDEIPGPRLGASWAVWWSILLMVSLLVTMAGIFGSQGLAMKGLVGVGSPNFWGIVVGIVGIALLFRGIYADIERVMVTLVVAFSVITTFLAFIGLQFTPYAYSISDIASGLQFKLPAAGMAVAISVFGMTGLSANELVQYTYWAKGKGYAAWTGPKGTSGWEERARGWIRVMRLDLIVGCVVYTLVTIAFYVLGAAVLHKMGITPGGMQLVEDLANMYTQTLGDWARILFMFAAFVVLWSTYLVNSAGISRVVGDGFIRAKICKVADLRQVLSWRRFFLIVGPLLMFLLYYVFPSPAGLVVLGGMLLSISLPVIAIIALLLHYKIKRQAPEFSIGPLGETLLWISVVVNITFVVGGYLLL